The following proteins are encoded in a genomic region of Sorangiineae bacterium MSr12523:
- a CDS encoding S41 family peptidase produces the protein MRSLIPFALALVATVGCAARSPGHPSSGVTMTLPATDASGTMRPEPDAPIDAALRTQVIDGVLEKLPATYVFPDVATRMVAAVRARVQRHEYDGVRSSVMLAHLLTEHLREISHDKHLRVRYSASPVPPDRDPAKPTDLAKRERETRFARGVNYGIERVERLEGNIGYLEMRRFFEPSLAGETAAAAMTSLADTDALIIDLRQNGGGEPAMVAFVATYLFDAEPVHLNDIYFRRDDRIREFWTLPLIPAKRFGSKKPVYILTSTRTFSSAEEFTYDLKALKRAVIIGETTRGGANPCDEHRVTEHFSVFIPDGRPINPITKTNWEGTGVKPDVETSAENALSTAHILAIRQRIAQADDHESDAHLRQILDELQTKFGRRE, from the coding sequence ATGAGATCTCTTATTCCTTTTGCCCTCGCACTCGTCGCCACCGTCGGTTGCGCGGCTCGTTCGCCCGGTCACCCGTCTTCTGGGGTGACGATGACGCTCCCTGCGACGGACGCAAGCGGGACCATGCGACCGGAGCCGGATGCTCCGATTGATGCCGCACTTCGCACCCAGGTCATCGATGGAGTACTCGAAAAGCTCCCCGCAACGTACGTCTTCCCAGACGTTGCGACGAGAATGGTCGCGGCCGTCCGTGCGAGGGTGCAGCGGCATGAGTACGACGGGGTTAGGAGCTCGGTCATGCTTGCGCACTTGCTCACCGAGCATCTACGCGAGATCAGCCACGACAAGCACCTGCGGGTTCGATACAGCGCCTCCCCGGTTCCGCCCGACCGCGACCCGGCCAAACCAACGGATCTTGCCAAGCGTGAGCGAGAGACGAGGTTCGCGCGCGGTGTCAATTACGGTATCGAGCGTGTCGAGCGGCTCGAGGGAAACATCGGCTACCTCGAGATGCGTCGCTTTTTCGAGCCCAGTTTGGCGGGGGAAACTGCTGCAGCGGCGATGACCTCCCTTGCGGACACGGACGCCCTGATCATTGACCTGCGCCAAAATGGCGGTGGCGAACCTGCGATGGTGGCCTTCGTCGCGACATATCTTTTCGACGCGGAACCGGTGCATTTGAACGACATTTATTTCCGACGTGACGATCGGATTCGGGAATTTTGGACTCTCCCGTTGATACCCGCTAAGCGCTTCGGTTCGAAGAAACCCGTGTACATCCTCACGAGCACACGCACATTTTCGAGCGCGGAGGAGTTCACTTACGATCTCAAGGCTCTGAAACGTGCCGTCATCATCGGTGAGACGACACGTGGGGGCGCCAATCCTTGTGACGAGCACCGCGTTACCGAGCACTTTTCCGTGTTCATTCCCGACGGTCGGCCCATCAATCCGATTACCAAGACCAACTGGGAAGGCACAGGGGTAAAGCCAGACGTCGAGACATCCGCCGAAAACGCGCTTTCGACGGCGCACATCCTGGCCATTCGACAGCGAATCGCGCAGGCCGACGATCACGAGAGCGATGCGCATCTGCGTCAGATACTCGACGAACTGCAAACGAAATTCGGCCGCCGAGAGTGA